TCAGCGCGAACCCGCCGGGCCGGTTGGACGCGCAGTGAGCAACGACATCGAGGCTGTGCCGCACCAGGATTCGCCCGTCTACTCGGATGCGCGCCGGGCAGGGGAGACATCGTGACCGAATTGAGCCGGGCCCGCTACGCGGAACTCTTCGGGCCGACCACCGGTGACCGGATCCGGTTGGCCGACACCGATCTGCTGATCGAGATCACCGAAGACCGCAGCGGCGGACCGGGTCTCGCGGGCGAGGAGGCCGTGTTCGGCGGCGGCAAGGTGCTGCGCGAGTCGATGGGACAGTCCCGCGCGACCCGCGCCGACGGGGCGCCGGACACCGTGATCACCGGCGCGGTGATCATCGACCACTGGGGAATCATCAAGGCCGACATCGGCATTCGTGACGGGCGCATCTGCGGCATCGGCAAGGCGGGCAACCCCGACACGATGAGCGGTGTGCATCCCGACCTCGTCGTCGGCCCGTCCACCGAGATCATCTCCGGCAACGGACGCATCCTCACCGCGGGCGCGATCGACTGCCATGTGCACTTCATCTGCCCACAGCTGATGGACGAGGCGCTCGGCGGCGGCATCACCACCCTGATCGGCGGCGGCACCGGCCCGGCCGAAGGCAGCAAGGCGACCACCGTGACGCCCGGCGCCTGGCATCTGGCCCGCATGCTGGAGGCCACCGACGGCTGGCCGCTGAACATCGTGCTGCTCGGCAAGGGCAACACCGTCAGCGCCGACGCCATGTGGGAGCAATTGCGCGCCGGCGCGGCAGGGTTCAAGCTGCACGAGGATTGGGGCTCCACTCCGGCCGCGATCGACGCCTGCCTGCGGGTCGCCGACGCCACCGGGGTGCAGGTGGCGCTGCACTCGGACACCTTGAACGAGGCCGGGTTCGTCGAGGACACCCTCGGCGCCATCGCCGGCCGCGGCATCCACGCCTATCACACCGAGGGTGCGGGCGGCGGGCACGCGCCCGACATCATCACGGTCGCAGCGCATCTCAACGTGTTGCCCAGCTCGACCAATCCGACCCGCCCGCACACGGTCAACACCCTCGACGAGCATCTCGACATGCTCATGGTGTGCCATCATCTCAGCGCGTCCATCCCCGAGGATCTGGCGTTCGCGGAGAGCCGGATCCGGCCGTCCACCATCGCCGCCGAGGATCTGCTGCACGATCTCGGCGCGATCTCCATGATCGGCAGCGATTCCCAGGCGATGGGCCGCATCGGTGAGGTGGTGCTGCGCACCTGGCAGACCGCGCACGTGATGAAACGCCGCCGCGGCGCGCTGCCCGGCGACGGCGCCGCCGACAATGCCCGGGTGCAGCGCTACATCGCGAAATACACCATCTGCCCGGCCGTCGCGCACGGACTGGACCACGAGATCGGCTCGGTCGAGGTCGGCAAGCTGGCCGATCTGGTGCTGTGGGAGCCCGCCTTCTTCGGGGTGCGCCCGCACGCCGTGCTCAAGGGCGGCGCGATCGCCTGGGCCGCGATGGGTGACGCGAACGCGTCCATCCCGACCCCGCAGCCGGTGCTGCCGCGCCCCATGTTCGGCGCCGCCCCGCTGGCCGCCGCTGCCACCTCCCTGCATTTCGTCTCCGAGCAGGCGATCGAGGACGGCCTCGCCGACCGCCTGCGCGTGCACCGAAAACTGGCCCCGGTCAAGAACGTTCGCGCTCGCACCAAGGCCGACATGCCGCACAACGACGCCATGCCGCGCATCGAGGTGGACCCCGACACCTTCACCGTCCGCATCGACGGCGAGGTCTGGACCGAGCAACCCGCGACCGAACTCCCCATGGCCCAACGCTATTTCCTCTTCTGAGGGCGTCCATCGAAATTCACTCGCACTCGGAGTCGTCCGACGGCACGCTCTACGGCATGGAAGCACCACAGCGCGAGATCCGCGCGCTGCACACGGAATCCACCATCACTGTCTATCAGGCGTACTCGCCTGCCATCGGCGGCCCCGCCGCCCGCGACGGGCGCTTCCCCGCGGCATGGCAGCGGGATCGGATGACATGGATCAAGCCGTCGTTTCTGTGGATGATGTACCGCTGCGGTTGGGGTACCAAGCGGGATCAGGAAACCGTTCTCGCCGTGGAGATCTCGCGTAGCGGCTTCGAATGGGCGTTACGGCACGCGTGCCTGTCGAGCTATCAGCCCGGTCGGTATCCCGACCTCGACACCTGGCGAAGCCAGTTGAAACGCGCTCCCGCCCGGGTCCAATGGGATCCCGAACGGGATCTGTCCCTGCGGCCCCTGCCGTATCGGTCGCTGCAACTCGGACTCAGCGGGGAGGCCGCACGGCTCTACGCGGACGAGTGGACGGTCGCCATCGATGATGTGACGCCGCTCGCGCACGAGATCCACAGACTGGTCGGCGCCGGCGAATTCGACTCTGCTGCCCGGCTATTGCCGCAGGAGCGGCCCTACCCGGCAACGGACGAACTGCTGAGCCACCTTCGTCCGTGATGACTCGATCATCTTTCTAGGGGGAGAGGTCGACCATGAGGGTGGCCAGTTGGAGGGCGGCGGCGCAAGGGTTCAGTTGGGTGGAGTGGGTGCGGTTCTGGATGCGCCAGACGATGGCGCCGTTGGCCGCCGCGGCGACCGCGCAGTCGCCGGGGTCGTGCGGGTTGCGGATGTAGAAGGCGGTGGCGGTCACTGTGCCGAGCACGTGCTTGGTGATCACCATGTGCTCGGTCTCGAAGCCGTCGGCGCGGGCGCGGTCCCAGATCTGCTGGAGCGAATCGCGGGCCGAGAAGGTGAAGCTGACACCGGCGTCGCCGTCGCCGATCTGGGCGTCCCAGAGGCAGGCCTGCGGCGTGTGGTGGGCGAGCAGCGCGGTGGCCCGCACGGCGTCGCGGATTTGATCCGTGGTCACCGGCGCGCAGTCGGCGTACGGGTGGGCGGCGACGGCGGGGGCGGCGTCGGGTGGGGGAGTACCGCATGCGGCCAGGACGCCGGCGAGCGCGGCGAGTCCGGCGATGCGGGCAGCGAACGGCTTCATCACCGCCCCTTTTCTGGATCGATCTCGGGTCGGACCAGGTGACGGTACCGAGACACGCCGAGCGTGGCCACCTGAGCAGGGGCGATCTTGCTCACTCCGTACGGTCAGCCCTGGGTCGCGGAGCCCGGCAGCGTGCCGCCGCGCAGCCGGTGATGCCGGAACGCGAGGCGCACGATATCGGCGATGCCGGAATCGGCGATCGAATAGACATTGCGTCTGCCCGCTTTACGCATATTCACCAAACCGGCCAGTCGGAGTTTTGCGAGATGCTGACTGACCGCGGGTACGGTTTGACCGATCTCGGTGGCGAGGGTGCCGACATCGCGGTCGCCCTGGCTCAGCAGCCACAGGATCTGCAGCCGGGCGGTAGCCGCGAGCATGCCGAAAACCGCTGCCGCGTCTTGTAGTTCCGCCGCCGGGATGAGGTCCGGCTCGCCGTGTTCGGTCACGTCCGCCTCCAACCTGACCGTAGCGTGGCACGGAGTCGAATACTTGCGCAACTGATTGACGAACACCGGTCACCGGGTTTCTAATTATGGATGCGCAATTCTGCGTGGATGAGCAACCAACGAAGCGGGGTGAGCGGCTGATGCCGGTTGACAGTATCGACGTCTCCAGCCGGACCGCCTCGGCGAAACGGGTTGTGCCGGTTCGTCGTTGATCTGCCAGCGCGATCCTGGCCGGTAGCGGCCGCCCGATCGCCCGGCGCGGCACCGGATTTCGACATTCTTCGACCGACAGGTCGGCGCATGGTGCGCGGACCTGTGCAGTAGGCGCGTCCGTCTCCCGCGGCCGCGCCGGGCCCGGGCGCGACTCGATGCCGCGTGCGCGCGGGCGCCGGACTCGCGCGGAGCGGGCCGCAGCCACACCAGACGTCACGAGGTATTGGAGTTCGCCATGGCGACCATGTTCAAGAGGGCCGAAACACCGCACCGCGCACCGAATCTGGAGCGTCAGGCGATCTGGTTCACGATCGGGCTCTACCTGCTGATCAGCGTCGGACTGCTGACCATGCACTACGCGCACCCGCAGGGGCCGGTCGGTTCCTCGTCGGTCTCGCCCGCCCACTCCTCCTACGGACGCTGACCGATGCGGCCCACCAGCGGCGTCGCGGCCGCCGACCGTTTCGATACCGAAGTCCTGCAACAACATTGGATCCCGCTCGCGGCGGCCGACGCGGACACCGCCGCCGTGCTGCGGGAGCGGCTCGGCGTCGATTTCGCCGCCGCGCGCCAGCGGGTCTGGGAAACCGACAACTTCCTCTATCTGCCCGTGGTGGCCAACTACAAGCGCGGCGACGCGATCGAACGCGAGACGATCGTGTTCGCGCTCGGCGCCGAGTTCCTGGTGACCTTGCAACCGGCCGAGCATTTCGTGCCGTTCGACAAGGCCATCGCGAAGATGCGGCGCAATCCGGCGCTCACCGGTTCCGCGCACGGTGTCATGTACGCCCTGCTGTGGGCGCTCAACGAGGCGTCCGAGCGGGTCATCTACTACGCAAGCGACGCATTGGAGGCGATGAACGACGAGATCGAGATGGCCACCAACGGTTACGACCAGCGCGGCCGCGAGATCGGCGTCGCCGATATGCGCGGGACCATGTCCCGGATGAACGCAGCGGAGGAGATCGTCTCGCGCACGCAGGAGACCCAGCTCCAATTGGCCCGTGCGGCACGGCATCTGATGGCCGATATCGCCGTGCACAGCGCCGAGCTGGAGAGCCTGATCGCCATCCTGATCGCCGATATCGACGGCGTGAAGCAGCATGCCGGCTTCGAGCACGACAAGGTGCGTTATCTCCAGCAGTCGGTGATGACCTGGCTCGACGTCAAACAGAACCAGATCGTGAAGGTGTTCACCATCATCACCGCGGTCTTCCTGCCGCCTACGCTGATCGCCACCTTCTACGGCATGAATTTCACCTGGATGCCGGAGCTGGAGTGGCAGCACGGCTTCCTGGCGACCACGCTGATGACCTTGGTGGCCGCCGTGATCCCGCTGGCTTACATCAAACGGAAGGGCTGGCTGCGCTGAGCGCGGCTCCCGGCCTGAATGCCGTGGTCGGGCCCGTCGTTCCATATCATGACAAGCATGACGGCCGCCGGTAGCAGCTCGCCCGCGGCGCCGCGCCCGGACGCCAGGACCGAACGCTGGCGTGCGCACCGGGAGCAGGTGCGCGGCGAGTTCGTCGATGCCGCCTTCCGGGCGCTAGCCGAGCACGGGCCCGACGTGAGCATGGACGATATCGCGCGGGCGGCCGGCTGCGCCAAACCCAAGCTGTACCGGCATTTCGCGGACAAGACGGATCTGTACCTGGCGATCCTCGAACGGGTGCAGAGCACACTGTGGGAGCGCGTGCTGGCCCGGATCAGCCTGACCACCGATACCCTCGCCCACCTGCTGCACACCGCCATCGCCGAGTACGTCGCGGTGGTCGAGGAACAGCCCGACGTCTTCCGCTTCCTGGTGCACAGCAGGATGGCCCAGCAGGCCGAGCAGCCCGAGCGTGCGATCGAGGTGGCGCAGCGCTCGGCCCTGCTGGCCGCGCAGCTGATCGAGGAGCGCCTGGTGGGTCAGGACGTCGACACCGGCAGCCTGGAGCTGACCGCGTACGCCATCTTCGGCGCGGTCGGCTCGGCCACCGACTGGTGGCTCGGCGCGAACCGGGCTCGCACCGAGGTGATGTCCACCGAGCGGTTCGCCGACCATGTCAGCATCATCGCCGAGGGCATGCTCGACGGCGTCGCCCGGTTGAACAACCTGCCGATCGACATCGATCAGCCGGTGCACCTCGCGTTCCGGACCGAATGAGTCACGACACCTCGACCGGTGCCGAAACCTGCTGCGCGGCAGCCGGAGTCGCGCGCCCTGGGTCGAGCAAGCGCAACGCCCGCCGCCCGATCCGTTCCATCCGCGCGATATCCAGGGGCTGGGCGATCCGCCGATTCACGCCCGGCGCGATGCGCAGCAGGAAGTAACCCAGCCACGCCTCGGCCCGGACCGGCACGACCGCGAGGTCGTAGCGCACCGCCCGCTGTGCCGCCCGCGCCACCAGATCCGGACTCAGCGGCGAGAAGGGCAGTTTGGCGACCACCTCCTGGACCTGCCTGGCCAGTTCCTTTCCGCGCGTGACGAGTTCCTGATCGACGCCGACCGTCACGGCGTGTTCGCCGATATTGGTGTTGATCACCCCGGGACAGATCGCGCTGACGCCGATGCCCTTGGGCCCGAATTCGAGTCGCAGACATTCGGTGAGCATCTTCACCCCGGCCTTGGACACCGAATAGGCCGACATCACCGGCGTCGGCGTGAACGCGGCCGCCGAGGCGATGTTCACGATATGGCCGCGGGTGCCGTTGTCGATCATCTGCTTGCCGAACACCCGGCAGCCGTACACCACGCCGAACAGGTTCACGCTCAGCTGGCGTTCCCAGTCGGCCGGGGACAGGTCCACGAACGCGCCGCTGACCAGCATGCCCGCATTGTTGACCAGCACATCGGGCACGCCGTGGTCGGCCAAGACGTTGCGGGCGAACGTTTCCCAGGCGTCCGGATCCGTCACGTCCAGTTCGGCCGCACTGGCTCGCCTGCCCAGAGCGTGGATCATGGCCGCGGTGGCGTGGGCCGAATCGGGGTCGAGGTCGCTGACCACGACGTGTGCGCCCGCCTTGGCGAAACGGAGCGCGATCGCCCGGCCGATGCCGCTGCCCGCCCCGGTCACCACGACCAGTTCGGGCCGGATATTGGTGCGTCTCATGCGGATTCCTCGAGGATCGCGCCCGTTCGCCGGGCAGGGGCGGGTTGCCGGTAGTGGTAGTTGTCGAGATCGAAATGCCGGTTGTGCCAGTACATCTCACCGTGCGTGGACGGGCGGAACGGCGAATCGCCGTGACTGTTGATGTAATAGGTGTTCGACCCCGCGCAGGCGGAGGTGAACAGGAAGTTCTTCTCCTGTCGTCGCAGGCATTTGGCGAAGTACGCGTCGTGGGCCTGCTGACTGATCTCGCACTCGGTCGCGCCGCGCCGTTTGGTCTCGGCGATGGCGCGGCTCAGGTGCGCCGCGGTGGCCTCGATCATCCAGATGTAGGAACCGAGCACGAAACCGTAGGGTCCGGTGATCGTGAACATGTTCGGGAACCCGGGCACCGACACCCCCTGGTAGGCCTGGAACCGGTGCCGGTCCCAGAATTCGCCGAGATCGCGCCCGTCGCGGCCGGTCACGGGGAAGGGCGGGACCGAATCCTTTTCCCACAGTTTGAATCCCGTGGCGCAGATCAGCACGTCGATCGCGTGTTCGTTGCCGTCGACGGTGGTGATACCGCGTTCGCCGATGAAGCCGATCGGCTCGGTGACCAGGCTGACGTCGGGGCGATTGAACGTGGCGAGGTACTCGTTGGACATGGACGGGCGCTTGCAGCCCAGGCCGTAGGCCGGTATCAGCTTCTCCCGGACGACCGGATCGTGTACCTGGGCGCGCATCCAGCGGCGGGCCGGGATCTCGGCCAGCCTGCGTCCCGCGTCCGAGAGCCAGGTGGGTCCGACGACCATCCCGCCCATGCCCACCTCGGTGGCGACCGTGCCGAGCACGCGGATGCCCGAGCGCAACCACGGCCGTCCCAGGACCGCGCGGCCGAGTGGGCCCACCGCCGCATCGGTTTTCGGGAAGACCCAGATCGGCGTGCGCTGGAACACGCTCAGATGAGCCACCTCGTCGACGATCGCGGGTACCAGTTGCAGCGCGGTCGCACCGGTGCCGATCACCGCCACCCGCTTGCCCGCCAACGCCACATCGTCGTCCCACAGCGCGGTGTGCATCAGGGTGCCGCCGAACTCGTGCAGGCCCGGGATATCCGGCAGCTTCGGCCGTTCCAGCCCGCCGATCGCCATCACCACGTGGCGGGCGGTGAGGGTGCGCCCGCCGTCGGTGCCGAGCAGCCACACGCGGTCGCCCTCGTCGTACACCGCGGACACGATGGTGGTGCTGAGTCGCAGCTTGGGCCGCAGCCCGTACTTGTCCACCATGGCTTCGGCGTAGTCGCGTAACTCGGTGCCGGGTGCGAAGATTCGCGACCAGTCGCCGCGCTGCTCGTAGGAGAAGCTGTAGATGAACGAGGGGATGTCCACCGCGACACCCGGATAGGTGTTGGCGTGCCAGGTGCCGCCGACCCGATCCCACTTGTCCACGATGACGAAGTCGTGAATACCCTTGCGCTGCAGCGCGATACCGGTGCCGATGCCGCCGAAGCCCGCGCCGACCACGATCACCTCGTGGTCGGGTCCGCCCGCGCTCATCGGAGGTGGCCGACGAGGGAGCCTTCGGCGCCGAACAGCTCCTGCTGCCAGCGCTGCAAGAGCTCGCGCGAGTCGATGTCGTCGGGGTGGAAACCGGGTCGCAGATACAGCACCAGTTCACGGCCGAGGCCGCGGAAGACCGGGCCGCGGAACAGCGTGAACGCCTCTTTGACCAGGCTCAGCGGATACCGCCGGGCATCCGGGTCGCGACTGAGCGACAGGGTCAGGCTGACCGCGGTGAACGGCACGGTGAGCGCGACCAGGGTGGCCATGGTGAGGATACGCATCGTCTCGGTGCCGCCCACCGCGCGGTAGACGTCGAAGGCGACCGACTTGTGCTCCAGCTCTTCGAAAGCGTGCCAGTTCAACAGGTTTCGCACTTCTTCGTCACCGGCCAGGGCCTGGATCTCCGGGCTGGACAGTACCCGTTCGGCGAGCACCGCCGTGTAGTGCTCGGCCGCCGCGGTGGCCGCGAGGTGCAGATGCGCGGGGATGCGCTGCTCGAAACGCTTCTGCCGTTCGATCACGCTCGGGGCGTCTAGCCATTTGATGGGATAGCCCATGTCGACGAGCCGGTCGTTGAGCCGGCGATGCTCCCGGCCGTGGGTCGCCTCCTGCCCGATGAATCCGGACACTCGCTCTTTCAGCACCGGATCGGTGATCTGGTCGGCGAACCGCCGTACCGAGCGGATGAACGATTCCTCGCCGGGCGGGAAACCGGCGGAGAGCCCGGCGATGAAATGGCTGAAGACCATGTCGCCGCCCGCGTAGTACTTGGCCATCGGTACCGGCTCGCCGAAGCGGAATCTGATCCGCCGTGCCTTCGGATAGCCGCTGCCTGTGCGTTGCGCTGTGCGCACCCGTTGCTCGGTCATTTCGCACCTCATTGAGCTCGGTACCGTCAGTATGCGGTACTACTAGTACGATACCGTCTCAGACGGTTTGGGCAAGAGGTGTTCGGGACCGACTGTCCGCCGCCGGGAATCGCCGAGCGATGCGGCCGTGGGTAAATGTTTGCTGAGAGGTTGCAGAGTTCCAGAAAACGGGTTACGTTCGTCCAGGACGGATAGTCGTAAGTGCCCTAGCTTTTCGAGAAGTCCCGGGAGCATCTGATGAGGAACCGACTTGTAGCTGCAACATTGCTCCATGGCAGGGCGTGAACGGCATGACCATGATGATCACGCCGCAGGACGACCTGCTGGCCACCAATGAATTCCTGCGCGACGGCGTGCGCTTCGGCGTGACGATCGGCCGGCCGCAGCCCTATCCCGCCGGGGCGGGCTGGCGCTGCCGGGTCCGCGTCGAATGCGGAACGAGCCGCCTCGAGCAGTCCCAGGTGGTCGCGCCCACCGCCCACGAGGTCCTAGAGCTGGCGCTCGAGCTGGTGACCAACCGCCTCGCCATCACCCAGGCCGAGTTCTTCGAAGGCGCGACGGTAGCTCCGCGCACCTAGGATCGCGCCCGAAGCCGGTGCGGCCGCGGCGATCTGCGGGCATCCTGTAAGGGTTGATGCAGACCTGGACAGGGGTGGTGGCTGCCGTGGACGACGATGCCGCGATGGATGCCTATTCACGCACGGTGATCTCGGTGGCCGCGTCGGTGACGCCACATGTGGCGAGTGTGCGGACGCGCCGGGGGAGTGGATCGGCGGTGGTGTTCACCGATGACGGGTTCATGCTGACCAATGCGCACGTGATCGGGTCGGCCGCCGGTGGCGAGGTGGTCTTCGCCGACGGTGTGGAGGCGAAATTCGAGGTGGTCGGCATCGATCCGCTCTCCGACCTCGCCGTGCTGCGCTCGCGCAGCGGCGCACCCGGTGCGGTGGAACTCGGTGACGCGGACGAACTCGTCGTCGGGCAGCTGGTGGTCGCCGTGGGCAGCCCGCTCGGCCTGGCGGGATCGGTGACCGCGGGGGTGGTGAGCGCGCTCGGGCGGGCTGTGCCGGTGGCGTCCCGGCGCGCCGGGCGGGTGATCGAAGACGTCATCCAGACCGATGCCGCGCTCAATCCCGGCAATTCCGGTGGGGCGCTGTCGGATTCGGCGGGTCGCGTGGTCGGCATCAACACCGCGGTCGCCGGTATCGGTCTGGGCCTTGCCATTCCGATCAACGCGACCACCCGCCGCATCATCGGCACCTTGCACACCGAAGGGCGGGTGCGCCGCGCGTATCTCGGGCTCGTCGGCATGCCCGCACCGCTGCCCGCGCCGGTGGCGGAGCGGACCGGCCAGGCCGCCGGCGTGCGCATCATGGAGGTGGTACGCGGTGGCCCCGCCGACGCCGCCGGCCTGCGCCGCGGCGATCTGGTGCTCAGTGTCGCGCGAGCGGAAGTCCGTGACGCGCAAGGCATTCAACGCCAGCTGTTCGCCGACGCGATCGGCGCCAAGCTCCCCGTCACGGTGCTGCGCAACGGCGCGATGGTCGACGTGATCGCGGTCCCCATCGAACTCACCGTCGACTGACGCACCGATTCCGTCTTCCCGCACTCCTGCTGGCCCGCCGGAGCGGGTGCGGGAACGCGGTGGGAGTGCGGCTAGTCGGCGGTCGCAGCGACCGGTTCCGGTTCCGGTATGGGCTCGGTGGTCATCCGGGCGTCGATCACCAGGCCCGCGATACCGATCGCGATCAGGACGCAGGAGAACACGATCATCGCCGGGTGGGTGTTGCCGGTGAGCGCGTCGCCGAGGATCACCGTGCCGACGGTGCCGGGCAGCACGCCGAGCAGGGTGGCGATCATGTACGGCCAGAAGCGGATCGAGGACAATCCGGCGCAGTAGTTGATCACCGAGAACGGTACGGCCGCGATGAGCCGCAGCGAGCCGACCGCGAGCCAGCCCCGCCGCCGCAGCCGGTCGTCGACGGCGCGGACCGCCGGATGGGTGAGCCGGGACGCGACCTGTTCGCGGTCCAGCGCCCGCACCAGCAGGATGGCCAGTGCGGCACTGACCGTCGTCGCGCCGACCGCGAGGGCGATGCCGAGCACCGGACCGAACAGCAGCCCGGCGCTGACCGTGAACACGGTGCGCGGAATCGGCGCGACCGTCACCAGCGCGTGCACCACGAAGAACAGCAGTGGAAAGACCGGCCCGACCGAGCCTGCCCAGTCCTGGATCTGCTGCGGACTCGGCAGCGGAACCAGCAGCGCCGCGACGAAAAGCGCCGCCACGCCGACGAGTAGCGCGAGCACTCGCGGGTCACGGATCAGCCTGGTCACCGGGGCCAGATTACCGGGTGGTAGTGGTACTAGGGAGCAACGCGTGCGGCCGGTGCCGCTAGCATCAGAAGAAACGGGACGAATGCTCGTTAACCAAAGTGGTCGCTGAACAGGGCGAACGCGGAGGTTTCGGCCCAAACCACGGGTGCGCCTGCAGTCGAGTGGAAGAGGAACAGCAAGCTATGCCGATTGCTTCAGAGCCCGGGACGGAACCGGTGCCCGAGTATGCCGCGTGGCGCAAGGGTGTGGCGGGGGTGCTGGCGAAGATCCGGCGCGTCGAGATCGCCGATCTGCCCGAGGAGCCCGAACAGCTCCTCGACGAAACCACCTATGACGGGCTGACGATAGCGCCGTTGTACACGCGCCGGAACGAACGGCCGGAACAGCCGCTGCCCGGCACGTACCCGTTCGTGCGGGGCGGTGACGCCACCCGCGACGTGCACCGCGGCTGGCACGTGAGCGCCTACTTCGGCGGCTCCGACGCGACAGCGGTCAATCGCGAGATCATGGCCGGGTTGGAGAGCGGGATCAGCGCGCTGTGGCTCGGCGTGGGCGAGCGTGGCGTCGCGGTCGCGGACCTGCCCGCCGCCCTTTCCGGTGTGCTGTTCGACCTCGCGCCGCTCGCCCTGGACGCGGGCGAGGTCACGGCCGAGGCGGCCGCGCAGGTGTTCGCGGCGCTGGACGGCTACGACGCGACCGACCGCGCGGACATTCGCGTCTCGCTCGGCGCCGCACCGTTGACCAGTCGCTTCGCCGAGCGCGGCGATCTCGGCCTGACCGAGACGGTAACGCTGGCCGAGACCGCGGCCGGCCGTACGGAGACGGTGCGCGCGATCACCGTGGACGGCACCGCCTTCCACGACGCGGGCGCCTCGGACGCACAGGAACTGGGTGCCGCCGTCGCCGCGGGCCTGGCGTATCTGCGTGCGCTCACCGAGCGCCTGGACATCGCGGATGCGCTGGAGCAGTTGGCCTTCCGGTTCGCCGCCACCGACGACCAGTTCGCCACGATCGTGAAGTTCCGTGCCGCGCGGCAACTCTGGGCCCGGGTCGCGCACGTGTGCGGTGCGCCCGATTTCGGTGGCGCACCGCAGCACGCGGTGACCTCCGCGGCCATGATGACCCAGCGCGACC
This genomic stretch from Nocardia brasiliensis ATCC 700358 harbors:
- a CDS encoding S1C family serine protease codes for the protein MQTWTGVVAAVDDDAAMDAYSRTVISVAASVTPHVASVRTRRGSGSAVVFTDDGFMLTNAHVIGSAAGGEVVFADGVEAKFEVVGIDPLSDLAVLRSRSGAPGAVELGDADELVVGQLVVAVGSPLGLAGSVTAGVVSALGRAVPVASRRAGRVIEDVIQTDAALNPGNSGGALSDSAGRVVGINTAVAGIGLGLAIPINATTRRIIGTLHTEGRVRRAYLGLVGMPAPLPAPVAERTGQAAGVRIMEVVRGGPADAAGLRRGDLVLSVARAEVRDAQGIQRQLFADAIGAKLPVTVLRNGAMVDVIAVPIELTVD
- a CDS encoding TVP38/TMEM64 family protein translates to MTRLIRDPRVLALLVGVAALFVAALLVPLPSPQQIQDWAGSVGPVFPLLFFVVHALVTVAPIPRTVFTVSAGLLFGPVLGIALAVGATTVSAALAILLVRALDREQVASRLTHPAVRAVDDRLRRRGWLAVGSLRLIAAVPFSVINYCAGLSSIRFWPYMIATLLGVLPGTVGTVILGDALTGNTHPAMIVFSCVLIAIGIAGLVIDARMTTEPIPEPEPVAATAD
- a CDS encoding methylmalonyl-CoA mutase family protein; the protein is MPIASEPGTEPVPEYAAWRKGVAGVLAKIRRVEIADLPEEPEQLLDETTYDGLTIAPLYTRRNERPEQPLPGTYPFVRGGDATRDVHRGWHVSAYFGGSDATAVNREIMAGLESGISALWLGVGERGVAVADLPAALSGVLFDLAPLALDAGEVTAEAAAQVFAALDGYDATDRADIRVSLGAAPLTSRFAERGDLGLTETVTLAETAAGRTETVRAITVDGTAFHDAGASDAQELGAAVAAGLAYLRALTERLDIADALEQLAFRFAATDDQFATIVKFRAARQLWARVAHVCGAPDFGGAPQHAVTSAAMMTQRDPWVNLLRTTLAAFGAGVGGADSVTVLPFDSALPTGELGVSKSFADRMARNTQLLLLEESRLGFVQDPAAGSWYVEDYTSELAAKAWEFMQEIEAAGGYLAALDSGLLAERIAATKAARDADVAHRKTAVTGVNEFPNLAEQPLSEAARQPGRVARYGAAFEELRNRSDAYLAAHGARPKALLVPLGSVAEHNVRVTFIANLLASGGIESINPGPLAIDGIAAAATEAGAPIAVLCGADKRYGTEAGAAVEQLRAAGVETVLLAGAAKAVADLSDAQRPDGFLAAKIDAVAALSGLLEKVGA